A stretch of Blautia liquoris DNA encodes these proteins:
- a CDS encoding VanZ family protein: MRTATKSAIRLFGRIVFLIYILALVYFLFLSEEYGRRAMQTQGYRYNLILFKEIRRFWVYRDKVGMLSAFLNISGNVIGFLPFGFILPVMHQRLKRFSLVTLLGFTLSLIVETLQLVFKVGCFDVDDLLLNTAGAALGYLIFAVCNRIRRVIFEKI; encoded by the coding sequence TTGAGAACAGCGACTAAAAGTGCGATTCGTCTGTTTGGACGCATAGTGTTTCTGATATATATACTGGCACTTGTATATTTTCTCTTTCTTTCAGAAGAGTATGGCAGGAGAGCGATGCAGACACAGGGATATCGCTATAACCTGATTTTATTTAAAGAAATCCGAAGATTTTGGGTATATCGGGACAAGGTGGGAATGCTTTCGGCCTTTTTGAATATATCTGGCAATGTGATCGGATTTCTTCCCTTTGGATTTATTCTCCCAGTCATGCACCAAAGACTTAAAAGATTTTCGCTGGTGACTCTACTGGGATTCACATTAAGTCTTATCGTCGAGACCTTACAACTTGTGTTTAAAGTCGGGTGTTTTGATGTCGATGATCTTCTTTTAAATACAGCGGGTGCAGCACTTGGCTATCTTATCTTTGCTGTCTGCAATAGAATCAGGAGGGTGATTTTTGAAAAAATATAA
- the pyrE gene encoding orotate phosphoribosyltransferase — protein sequence MEEYKKEFIEFMIDSSALKFGDFTLKSGRKSPFFMNAGAYVTGTQLKKLGEYYAKAIHDNFGLDFDVLFGPSYKGIPLAVATSMAISELYGVDVRYCSNRKEIKDHGDAGILLGCPIHDKDRVVIIEDVTTSGKSIEETFPIIKAQGDVEIKGLIVSLNRMERGKTTRSALEEIQEKYGFPARAIVTMAEVTENLYQKPYKGQIIIDERLKASFDAYYKEYGVS from the coding sequence ATGGAAGAATATAAAAAGGAATTTATTGAATTTATGATAGACAGCAGTGCTTTGAAATTTGGGGATTTTACGTTAAAAAGCGGAAGAAAATCGCCGTTTTTCATGAATGCTGGTGCTTATGTAACAGGAACGCAGTTGAAAAAACTTGGGGAGTATTACGCAAAAGCGATCCATGACAACTTTGGACTGGATTTTGATGTGCTGTTTGGTCCTTCTTATAAGGGAATTCCGCTTGCAGTTGCGACATCTATGGCGATCAGCGAACTTTACGGTGTGGATGTAAGGTATTGTTCCAACCGGAAAGAAATAAAAGATCATGGCGATGCGGGAATATTGCTGGGCTGTCCGATCCATGACAAAGACAGGGTTGTGATTATCGAAGACGTCACCACTTCCGGTAAATCCATCGAGGAGACCTTTCCGATCATAAAGGCACAAGGGGATGTTGAAATCAAAGGCCTTATCGTCTCCCTCAATCGAATGGAAAGGGGAAAGACGACAAGGAGTGCGTTAGAAGAGATTCAGGAGAAGTATGGATTCCCAGCCCGTGCAATCGTGACGATGGCGGAAGTGACAGAGAACCTGTATCAAAAACCGTATAAAGGACAGATTATCATTGATGAGCGGCTGAAGGCTTCTTTCGACGCATATTATAAAGAATATGGTGTAAGTTAA
- a CDS encoding MBL fold metallo-hydrolase: MKVTYIQHSGFAVEWEECVWVFDYYKGAVPEWDKRKPLFVFASHVHEDHFNPEIFNLFSEYEQVSYILSSDIRRKVIKLSLPDDTAAKIKFLKVDEELNLPVSGELRLEVGTFDSTDCGVSFLVKYKGHYVFHAGDLNCWIWDEDTKADRNNMISRFESEIDKLENIPVDLAFLPLDPRLGDNYDMGIRYFMEHVKCRAIFPMHLWERYDTVKRFRDSLKDEREKEEIIDISCLGQDWEIKD, encoded by the coding sequence ATGAAAGTTACTTATATACAGCACAGTGGATTTGCAGTTGAGTGGGAGGAATGCGTCTGGGTTTTCGATTATTATAAGGGAGCGGTTCCCGAATGGGACAAAAGGAAACCTCTGTTTGTGTTTGCAAGCCATGTTCATGAGGATCATTTTAACCCGGAGATTTTTAATCTGTTTTCAGAGTATGAGCAGGTAAGTTATATCTTGTCTTCTGATATCAGAAGGAAAGTAATCAAGCTGTCTTTGCCGGACGATACTGCGGCGAAGATTAAGTTCCTTAAAGTGGATGAAGAGCTTAACTTACCTGTATCAGGAGAACTTCGACTCGAAGTCGGGACTTTTGATTCCACGGACTGCGGCGTCTCTTTTCTTGTGAAATACAAAGGTCATTATGTTTTCCATGCCGGCGATTTAAACTGTTGGATCTGGGATGAGGACACGAAAGCGGACAGAAATAATATGATCAGCAGGTTTGAAAGTGAAATTGATAAACTTGAGAATATTCCTGTCGATCTTGCATTTCTCCCGCTGGATCCCAGACTGGGAGATAATTATGATATGGGAATTCGATATTTCATGGAACATGTAAAGTGCAGGGCCATCTTCCCTATGCATCTGTGGGAGAGGTATGATACGGTCAAAAGATTCCGTGATTCTTTAAAAGACGAGAGAGAGAAAGAAGAGATTATAGATATCAGCTGTTTGGGTCAGGACTGGGAGATCAAAGACTGA
- a CDS encoding DNA gyrase/topoisomerase IV subunit A, with amino-acid sequence MDEQIIKTEYSELMQKSYIDYAMSVIVARALPDVRDGLKPVQRRTLYDMQELGIFYDRPYRKCARIVGDTMGKYHPHGDSSIYEALVVLAQDFKKGRTLVDGHGNFGSIEGDGAAAMRYTEARLEKITQEVYLKDMDKDVIDFIPNFDETEKEPEVLPVRIPNLLVNGADGIAVGMATNIPPHNLGEVADAVKAYMKDQNITTRELMKYIKGPDFPTGGVIANKDELEQIYESGSGKIKIRGKISIEKGKAGKQYFVITEIPYTMIGANIGKFLNDVANLVDSKKTSDIIDISNQSSKEGIRIVLELRKGADIEYLTSLLYKKTRLEDTFGVNMLAVTDGRPEVLSLKKIIEHHVDFQFETCTRKYQNLLAKEMDKKEVQEGLIKAYDVIDLIIEILRGSKSQKQVKECLTMGKTEGIKFKTKSSEKAAKKLIFTTRQAQAILEMRLYRLIGLELEALIKEHDETLARISRYEDILNNYDSMASVIMDDLDSIKKEFGRKRRTKIENSEEIVLKEAEIEETEIVFLMDRFGYAKTIDCATYERNKESADTENKFIFSCMNTDKICIFTDLGKMHSFKVLDLPCGKFRDKGIPIDNICKYDSSKEQMVFVSNLKNITDRELIFVSRNSMCKVVKGSEFNVSKKTIAATKLADDDDRLILVGIFDESDYLVLQSEEGYFLRFLANEVPEKKKTAIGVRGMRLGKDDFISHGYLLANRIEYKIDYKDKKLSLNRLKLAKRDNRGTKKQ; translated from the coding sequence ATGGATGAGCAGATTATAAAAACAGAATATTCCGAGCTGATGCAGAAATCATATATCGACTATGCCATGAGTGTGATTGTTGCACGTGCACTTCCTGATGTGAGAGATGGATTAAAACCGGTACAGAGAAGGACCTTGTATGATATGCAGGAACTCGGCATATTCTACGACAGGCCGTACCGCAAATGTGCCAGAATTGTCGGTGACACCATGGGGAAATACCACCCTCACGGTGACAGTTCGATCTATGAGGCTCTTGTTGTGTTGGCACAGGACTTCAAAAAGGGCAGGACACTGGTAGATGGACACGGCAACTTTGGCTCTATAGAGGGAGACGGAGCGGCTGCCATGCGTTATACTGAGGCCAGACTGGAAAAAATCACGCAGGAAGTCTATCTTAAAGATATGGATAAAGATGTTATTGATTTTATACCGAACTTTGATGAGACAGAAAAGGAGCCGGAAGTTCTGCCAGTGAGAATTCCGAACCTTCTTGTGAACGGTGCGGATGGAATTGCCGTAGGTATGGCTACAAACATACCACCTCATAATCTCGGTGAAGTGGCGGATGCAGTCAAAGCCTATATGAAGGACCAGAATATCACCACAAGGGAACTGATGAAATATATCAAGGGACCCGATTTTCCGACAGGGGGAGTCATTGCAAATAAAGATGAATTGGAACAGATCTATGAGAGCGGGAGCGGCAAGATCAAGATCAGAGGGAAAATATCCATAGAAAAAGGAAAAGCGGGAAAACAATATTTTGTAATCACCGAAATCCCTTATACGATGATCGGCGCAAACATTGGTAAATTTTTAAATGATGTTGCAAATCTGGTAGATTCTAAAAAAACCTCCGATATTATTGACATATCTAATCAGTCATCAAAAGAGGGGATCCGAATTGTTCTGGAGCTCAGAAAGGGAGCTGACATCGAATATCTTACTAGCCTTCTCTACAAGAAAACAAGGCTTGAGGATACCTTTGGAGTCAATATGCTTGCTGTGACAGATGGCCGCCCGGAGGTCTTAAGCTTAAAGAAAATCATAGAACATCATGTCGACTTTCAATTTGAGACCTGTACCAGAAAATATCAGAATCTTCTGGCGAAAGAGATGGATAAAAAAGAAGTCCAGGAAGGCCTGATTAAGGCATACGATGTGATTGATCTGATTATCGAGATCCTTCGAGGAAGTAAGAGCCAGAAGCAGGTAAAAGAATGCCTGACTATGGGAAAAACAGAAGGTATTAAGTTTAAGACAAAATCCAGTGAGAAAGCTGCCAAAAAGTTGATATTTACAACCAGACAGGCACAGGCAATATTGGAAATGCGTTTATACCGTTTGATCGGTCTGGAACTGGAAGCGCTGATAAAAGAACATGATGAGACACTTGCGAGAATCAGTCGTTACGAAGATATATTAAACAATTACGACTCTATGGCTTCTGTAATAATGGATGATCTAGATTCAATTAAGAAAGAGTTTGGAAGAAAACGAAGAACGAAGATCGAAAATTCAGAAGAAATTGTTTTGAAAGAAGCTGAGATAGAAGAAACAGAGATTGTCTTCCTCATGGATCGTTTTGGATACGCGAAAACCATTGACTGTGCAACATATGAGAGGAATAAAGAGTCAGCGGATACTGAGAATAAATTCATATTTTCCTGCATGAATACGGATAAAATATGTATATTCACCGATCTTGGAAAGATGCATTCATTCAAGGTGCTGGACCTGCCTTGCGGCAAGTTCAGGGACAAGGGAATACCGATTGACAACATCTGCAAATATGACAGTTCGAAAGAGCAAATGGTATTTGTCTCAAATCTTAAGAATATTACAGACAGGGAATTGATATTCGTCTCTCGAAACAGTATGTGCAAGGTTGTAAAAGGTTCTGAATTCAATGTGTCAAAGAAAACAATAGCAGCAACGAAACTGGCAGATGACGACGATCGCCTGATACTTGTGGGGATCTTCGATGAAAGTGATTATCTTGTCCTGCAAAGTGAAGAGGGATATTTCTTACGGTTTCTTGCTAATGAAGTGCCTGAAAAGAAAAAAACTGCTATTGGAGTTCGGGGAATGCGGCTTGGTAAAGATGATTTTATCAGCCATGGCTATCTCCTGGCAAACCGAATAGAATATAAGATAGACTACAAGGATAAGAAATTGTCTCTCAACCGATTGAAACTGGCAAAACGTGATAACAGGGGAACTAAAAAACAGTAA
- a CDS encoding glutamate-cysteine ligase family protein — MVNSYFKQQNLKILEEHFRNGCKMNCIQKLGMEIEHIIVHKDTLEAVTYYEKHGIGWLLDQLKPYYPHFYYEQDSLLGLSNADYSISLEPACQFEISIAPREDIRTIMKIYHSFLKILQPYLQQEGYEILNIGYQPKSKVNNLPLIPKQRYRFMDQYFKTSGTRGRNMMRGTAATQISIDYCSEEDFVRKYRTAYLIMPAIKFLTDNSPIFEGNPYSEHLARTEIWDNVDPKRCGIPKGLFDEDFGFHTYAEYLWNLPPIMKPEGDNFVYCGEDRVCDIWDERLLSLEDVDHIISMTFLDVRLKNYVEIRGADSIPAEYMMAYLAFIKGIFFDKQVSEILLSRYHVTIRDIQRADQSLCKDGYQGEIYGVLADQFFLELLTLAKTHLKNGEEELLDPFFSLVDEKTTLAAKYQKNEL; from the coding sequence ATGGTGAACAGTTATTTTAAGCAGCAGAATCTGAAGATTCTGGAAGAACATTTTCGTAATGGATGCAAGATGAATTGTATTCAGAAACTTGGCATGGAGATTGAGCATATCATCGTGCATAAAGATACTTTGGAAGCTGTAACTTATTACGAGAAACATGGGATAGGCTGGCTGCTTGATCAGCTGAAGCCCTATTATCCTCATTTCTATTATGAGCAGGACAGTCTTTTGGGATTGTCCAATGCAGATTATTCAATAAGTCTGGAGCCGGCTTGTCAATTTGAGATCAGTATTGCTCCAAGAGAAGATATCCGGACAATCATGAAAATTTATCATAGTTTTCTTAAGATTTTACAGCCATATCTTCAACAAGAGGGATATGAAATATTAAATATTGGATATCAGCCCAAAAGCAAGGTGAATAATCTGCCTTTGATTCCGAAACAGAGATATCGCTTCATGGATCAGTATTTTAAGACTTCCGGTACCAGAGGAAGAAACATGATGAGGGGAACTGCGGCAACACAGATATCCATCGATTACTGCAGTGAAGAGGATTTTGTTCGTAAGTATCGGACGGCATATCTGATTATGCCTGCCATCAAATTTTTGACAGACAATTCACCGATTTTTGAGGGGAATCCGTACTCCGAACATCTGGCACGCACAGAAATCTGGGACAATGTAGACCCGAAACGCTGTGGAATTCCCAAAGGACTTTTTGACGAAGATTTCGGTTTCCATACGTACGCCGAATATCTGTGGAATCTGCCCCCGATTATGAAACCGGAGGGTGACAACTTTGTTTATTGTGGTGAGGATCGTGTCTGTGATATCTGGGATGAGAGGCTACTTAGTCTTGAGGACGTAGATCATATCATCTCTATGACTTTTCTGGATGTCAGACTTAAGAACTATGTTGAAATTCGCGGTGCTGATAGTATACCTGCCGAATATATGATGGCTTATCTGGCTTTTATTAAGGGAATTTTCTTTGATAAACAAGTTTCAGAAATTCTACTTTCCCGGTATCATGTAACAATCCGGGATATACAAAGAGCAGATCAGTCTCTTTGCAAAGATGGCTATCAAGGGGAAATTTATGGTGTTCTGGCGGATCAGTTTTTCCTGGAACTGTTAACGCTTGCAAAGACTCACCTCAAAAACGGAGAAGAGGAGCTTTTGGATCCCTTTTTCAGTCTGGT
- a CDS encoding aminopeptidase, producing the protein MEENKDDFVTQRYELAIGRIREIYINPETEPLFRDFFCREAGFLIQMDELFSNVKENIFDDMTLEDLRAYNRGLYEELLPGNYENSYGNPGYAVKILGRDYGQILSMLYTELRGTVVYAYEQRIWDMTIGMELFLEIYQEFETDAYPREKYLRESIYYYMSDYADELMQQSVDGTVDPACNFAVDIIMNSDLTDLRYLYQFGEYVTKNEETTAAFLNTLPEEEIEAMALTFTEGYRTGFLVENKPLEKKKTVNIRYTLGFERIVRCAIRQFADMGLKPTIYRTASHIMQKNQKGKNGYYGAVPNQQFEFDHKNDAALFIDKALIQRKLRALQNAYENQKEKAARHGGPAVMEIFGEKPFEPVSCKDALTLSVEQQKLQVLYDNEAGQIVNRYIIGEERSFTIIAYPVPEIGADFEKIFEETVKVNTLDYKKYQRIQQSIIEVLDLGVCAHVVGMNGNRTDITISFHELTDPSRQTNFENCVADVNIPVGEVFTSPILKGTDGVLNVSKVFLNELNYVDLTIQVKDGMISDYSCKNFDDEGENRRYIEENILFHHDTIPMGEFAIGTNTTAYRMARTYHIEDKLPILIAEKTGPHFAFGDTCYSWQEDTAVYNPDGKEIIARDNERSLLRKKDVNLAYFGCHTDITIPYDELGLIEVIRKDGTRDKIIEKGRFVLPGTEELNEPLAEHE; encoded by the coding sequence ATGGAAGAAAACAAAGATGATTTTGTAACACAGCGATATGAACTTGCCATCGGGCGTATTCGTGAGATATATATAAATCCAGAGACTGAGCCGTTATTTCGAGACTTTTTCTGTCGGGAAGCAGGATTTTTGATTCAGATGGACGAACTGTTTTCGAACGTAAAAGAGAACATCTTTGATGATATGACACTTGAGGATCTCCGCGCGTATAACAGAGGGCTTTACGAAGAGTTATTACCTGGAAATTATGAAAACAGCTACGGAAATCCCGGTTATGCTGTCAAGATACTAGGACGAGATTACGGTCAGATCTTAAGTATGCTTTATACAGAATTGCGGGGAACGGTTGTATATGCATATGAGCAGCGAATCTGGGATATGACAATAGGCATGGAATTGTTTCTCGAAATTTATCAGGAATTTGAAACGGATGCATACCCGAGGGAAAAGTATTTAAGAGAGAGCATCTATTACTATATGAGCGATTATGCAGATGAATTGATGCAGCAGAGTGTGGATGGAACAGTAGATCCGGCATGTAATTTTGCTGTCGATATTATTATGAATTCCGATCTTACAGATCTGAGATACCTCTATCAATTCGGTGAATATGTGACGAAGAACGAGGAAACGACAGCAGCTTTTTTGAATACACTTCCTGAAGAAGAAATTGAGGCGATGGCTTTGACCTTTACGGAAGGCTATCGAACGGGATTTCTCGTTGAGAATAAGCCTTTGGAGAAGAAAAAGACCGTTAATATCAGATACACGCTGGGGTTTGAGCGAATTGTGAGGTGTGCGATAAGACAGTTTGCGGACATGGGTCTTAAACCCACGATATACCGCACGGCATCTCATATTATGCAAAAGAACCAAAAAGGGAAGAATGGCTATTATGGGGCTGTCCCGAACCAGCAGTTTGAATTTGACCACAAAAATGATGCTGCCCTTTTTATCGATAAGGCATTGATCCAGAGAAAGCTTCGTGCTCTTCAAAACGCATATGAAAATCAGAAGGAAAAGGCTGCCCGGCACGGCGGTCCTGCCGTTATGGAGATCTTCGGGGAGAAACCGTTTGAACCGGTAAGCTGCAAGGATGCTCTGACTCTTTCTGTGGAACAGCAAAAGCTTCAGGTTCTGTACGACAATGAAGCGGGGCAGATTGTGAATCGCTATATTATAGGTGAGGAGAGAAGCTTTACCATCATTGCCTATCCGGTTCCTGAAATTGGGGCAGATTTTGAGAAAATCTTTGAAGAGACTGTGAAAGTCAATACCCTGGATTATAAAAAATATCAGAGAATCCAACAGTCTATCATTGAGGTACTTGACTTGGGTGTATGTGCACATGTTGTCGGTATGAACGGTAATCGAACAGACATCACGATTTCATTCCATGAGTTGACAGACCCTTCGAGACAGACGAATTTCGAAAATTGCGTGGCTGATGTGAACATTCCTGTCGGCGAAGTCTTCACATCTCCGATTTTGAAGGGAACAGACGGTGTGTTAAATGTAAGTAAAGTCTTTCTAAATGAATTAAACTATGTGGATCTGACGATCCAGGTAAAGGATGGGATGATATCAGACTATAGTTGTAAAAATTTTGATGATGAGGGTGAGAACCGAAGATATATCGAGGAAAATATTCTTTTTCATCACGATACCATTCCTATGGGGGAGTTTGCAATTGGAACGAATACGACAGCTTACCGGATGGCCAGAACCTATCACATTGAGGACAAACTGCCAATTCTGATTGCAGAAAAGACAGGTCCGCATTTTGCGTTTGGTGATACCTGCTACAGCTGGCAGGAGGATACGGCTGTCTATAACCCGGATGGGAAAGAGATCATAGCCAGAGACAACGAGAGATCCCTGCTCCGTAAAAAGGATGTAAACCTTGCCTACTTCGGATGTCACACAGATATCACGATCCCCTATGATGAACTTGGTCTGATAGAGGTAATTCGAAAAGACGGTACCAGAGATAAGATAATTGAAAAGGGAAGATTTGTCCTTCCCGGGACAGAAGAACTGAATGAACCTTTAGCAGAACACGAATAG
- a CDS encoding DNA gyrase/topoisomerase IV subunit B, translating into MAKGIYDASSISVLEGLEAVRKRPGMYIGSTTKKGLNHLIYEIVDNAVDEHLAGYCDKIEVILEADGSCTVNDNGRGIPVGMHKKGVSAERLVFTTLHAGGKFDNKAYKTSGGLHGVGSSVVNALSSYLDIKISLDGYIHHDYYEKGVPKLELKNGLLPKIGKTKETGTRVNFLPDSEIFEKIIFSSAEVKSRLHETAYLNPNLIIEFADRRKGCEEEFIFHEPDGIRGYVKDLNKKKEPIHDVIYFQGESEGITVEIAFQYINEFQENVLGFCNNIFNAEGGTHLTGFKTQFTVVMNNYARELGILKDKDPNFTGADIRNGMTAVISIKHPDPRFEGQTKTKLDNQDALKASSKVTGEETVLYFDRNLEVLKDVLACAQRSAKIRKTEEKAKTNMLTKQKYSFDSNGKLANCESRDPSKCEIFIVEGDSAGGSAKMARNRNYQAIMPIRGKILNVEKATIDKVLANAEIKTMINAFGCGFSEGYGNDFDISKLRYHKIIIMADADVDGAHISTLLLTLFYRFMPELIYEGHVYVAMPPLYKVMPSKGEEEYLYDDKALEHYRKSHKNTKFSLQRYKGLGEMDASQLWETTLNPKTRLLKQIEIEDARLASDVTETLMGSDVPPRREFIYEHARDAELDI; encoded by the coding sequence ATGGCAAAAGGAATATATGATGCCAGCAGTATATCGGTATTGGAAGGGCTGGAAGCGGTCAGAAAAAGGCCCGGTATGTATATTGGCAGTACAACGAAAAAAGGATTAAATCATCTGATATATGAAATCGTGGACAACGCTGTGGACGAGCACCTTGCCGGCTACTGCGATAAAATAGAAGTAATACTTGAGGCAGATGGCTCTTGTACAGTAAATGATAACGGCCGAGGCATACCGGTCGGAATGCATAAAAAAGGTGTTTCGGCGGAGCGACTGGTATTTACCACGCTTCATGCAGGAGGAAAGTTTGATAATAAGGCATATAAGACAAGCGGTGGGCTCCACGGAGTTGGTTCATCTGTGGTAAATGCTCTATCCAGTTATCTTGATATTAAAATCAGCCTGGATGGATATATTCACCATGATTACTATGAAAAAGGGGTTCCGAAATTGGAACTTAAGAATGGTCTTCTTCCAAAAATCGGAAAAACAAAAGAGACCGGAACACGCGTGAATTTTCTCCCGGATTCTGAAATATTCGAAAAAATCATTTTCTCATCGGCGGAAGTAAAATCTCGTCTTCATGAGACTGCTTATCTGAATCCAAATCTGATCATTGAATTCGCAGACAGGAGAAAAGGCTGCGAAGAGGAGTTTATATTCCATGAACCGGATGGAATCAGGGGTTATGTCAAAGATTTGAATAAAAAGAAAGAACCCATCCATGATGTTATTTATTTTCAAGGAGAGAGTGAAGGTATTACGGTTGAGATTGCTTTTCAGTATATCAATGAATTTCAGGAGAATGTGCTCGGTTTCTGCAATAATATCTTTAACGCAGAAGGCGGAACACATCTGACTGGTTTTAAGACACAGTTTACAGTTGTCATGAATAATTATGCACGAGAACTTGGGATACTAAAAGATAAGGATCCAAATTTTACAGGAGCTGATATCCGCAATGGGATGACAGCGGTGATTTCAATTAAACATCCGGATCCCAGATTCGAAGGCCAGACCAAGACCAAGCTTGATAATCAAGACGCTTTGAAAGCTTCAAGCAAAGTTACCGGTGAGGAAACAGTGCTTTATTTTGACCGAAATCTGGAAGTCTTAAAAGATGTTCTGGCCTGTGCCCAGCGTTCCGCTAAGATTCGGAAGACGGAAGAGAAAGCCAAGACAAATATGCTCACAAAACAGAAGTATTCCTTTGATTCGAACGGAAAACTGGCAAACTGTGAAAGCAGAGATCCGTCTAAATGCGAGATCTTCATTGTCGAGGGGGATTCTGCCGGCGGTTCTGCAAAGATGGCCAGAAACCGAAATTATCAGGCTATTATGCCGATCCGCGGAAAAATATTGAATGTGGAAAAGGCCACCATTGACAAAGTTTTGGCTAATGCAGAGATCAAGACTATGATCAACGCTTTTGGGTGCGGTTTCTCAGAAGGATACGGAAATGATTTTGATATCAGTAAGCTGCGATACCATAAGATTATCATTATGGCGGATGCCGATGTGGATGGTGCACATATCTCTACATTGCTGCTGACTTTGTTTTATCGATTCATGCCGGAACTCATCTATGAAGGACACGTTTATGTTGCCATGCCTCCTCTTTATAAGGTAATGCCCTCGAAAGGAGAAGAAGAGTATCTGTATGATGATAAGGCCCTGGAACACTACAGAAAAAGCCATAAAAACACGAAGTTTAGTCTTCAGAGATATAAAGGTTTAGGTGAGATGGATGCCAGCCAGTTATGGGAGACAACTCTGAACCCGAAGACCAGACTTTTAAAGCAGATAGAAATTGAAGATGCCAGGCTTGCCTCTGATGTGACAGAGACCCTGATGGGCAGCGATGTTCCTCCAAGAAGAGAATTTATCTATGAGCATGCAAGAGACGCAGAACTAGATATATAG
- a CDS encoding N-acetylmuramoyl-L-alanine amidase family protein, translating to MAIQVFIDQGHNPSGVNAGAEGFGYREQDITYMVGRYLADIMADDSRFEVMLSRPTPETSLGTSNATSLMERVNMANEWPADYFISIHVNSNPNPAVNGSEVYVYEFDDVASALAEQILLEIVRRTGTKNNGVRENPSLYVLRRTQMPAVLVELGYISNEDDVQKLVNDQYQFAYAIYVGLLNYLELPQIL from the coding sequence TTGGCAATACAGGTATTTATAGACCAGGGACACAACCCAAGCGGTGTCAATGCAGGGGCCGAGGGATTCGGCTATAGAGAACAGGATATCACATATATGGTAGGAAGATATTTGGCTGATATTATGGCAGACGATTCAAGATTTGAGGTCATGCTTTCAAGGCCCACCCCAGAAACATCCCTTGGAACAAGTAACGCTACCAGTTTAATGGAACGAGTGAATATGGCAAATGAATGGCCTGCCGATTATTTTATCAGCATACACGTGAATTCCAATCCAAACCCTGCCGTAAACGGAAGCGAAGTATATGTATATGAGTTTGATGATGTGGCATCTGCTCTTGCCGAACAGATACTTCTGGAGATCGTAAGAAGAACCGGCACGAAAAATAATGGTGTCCGTGAAAATCCCTCACTCTATGTTTTAAGACGTACGCAGATGCCTGCAGTCTTAGTTGAACTAGGTTATATTTCAAACGAAGATGATGTGCAAAAGCTGGTAAACGATCAGTATCAATTTGCATATGCAATCTACGTAGGGCTGTTAAATTATCTGGAACTTCCTCAGATTCTCTAG